From a region of the Fimbriiglobus ruber genome:
- a CDS encoding helix-turn-helix domain-containing protein, translating into MAQFYTLDEAASRLGISPEEFKRRLKIEWTSIRPFRDGATLRFRAADIDELARSLGAASDPGLPLAPVGSSPVDSSDSSEEFTFSLEPDSEIVAPPPPKTPAAKAPAAKAPKPPVDDDPLLITAEDDDIFTMPSGKSGIGKSGKSQAGKKPDSDVRLEEAPKGPPSKITPKGGDDALSALQTEEMAIDLSGPGSAVIKPSSSMKLSAPKSGKKLAGPESAKIPGPKSVPPQDKDSADSSSEFELSLDADSDSFELNLNPDSSEEVDLGGLGLADNRTGGQSGINLGKPADSGVSLEKREPKSGAGSKIKSGKSGPNLAGKSDTKKGGKSGVGKALAGPGSGGSKGADDKDSDIDFELSLDEPTPPRKGEWKSGGARPDPLASDSDSDSEFELSLDESSESLDVLAESAPASDEANKGDIFETDFELPVVGEESGSEVVAVDSADTDLENTGFEVDVNDLDVPAEDESASQVMLLDDEAPVVHDEDALGGVMLEDGASASSALRGVRGGEDVEPETVVRTVIAAPAKWGPLPALVLFPTLIVMFLGALMSFEALRGMWGYHQPTKPGNQIVRGFAETLGMKVND; encoded by the coding sequence ATGGCTCAGTTTTACACCCTCGACGAAGCAGCCAGCCGGCTCGGGATCAGTCCCGAGGAATTCAAGCGCCGGCTCAAAATCGAATGGACGTCCATCCGGCCGTTCCGCGACGGGGCCACCCTCCGGTTCCGCGCCGCGGACATCGACGAACTGGCCCGTAGCCTCGGGGCGGCGAGCGACCCCGGGTTGCCGTTGGCTCCGGTCGGCTCCTCGCCGGTCGATTCGTCGGATTCGTCCGAAGAGTTTACGTTCTCACTCGAACCCGATTCCGAAATCGTCGCGCCACCGCCCCCGAAAACTCCGGCCGCTAAAGCGCCGGCCGCCAAAGCTCCGAAGCCGCCGGTCGACGACGACCCGCTGCTCATCACGGCCGAGGACGACGACATCTTCACGATGCCGAGCGGCAAGTCGGGCATCGGCAAATCGGGCAAAAGCCAGGCCGGCAAAAAGCCGGACAGCGACGTCCGGCTGGAGGAGGCGCCCAAAGGGCCGCCGTCGAAGATTACGCCCAAGGGTGGAGACGACGCGTTGTCCGCCCTCCAGACCGAAGAAATGGCGATCGACCTGAGCGGGCCCGGCAGCGCGGTGATCAAGCCCAGCAGTTCGATGAAGCTGTCCGCCCCGAAGTCGGGCAAGAAACTGGCCGGGCCGGAGTCCGCGAAAATTCCGGGGCCGAAGTCCGTGCCGCCGCAGGATAAGGACTCGGCCGACAGCAGCAGCGAATTCGAGCTGAGCCTCGACGCCGACAGCGATTCCTTTGAATTGAATCTCAATCCCGACAGTAGCGAAGAGGTCGACCTCGGCGGCCTCGGTCTGGCGGACAACCGGACCGGCGGGCAGAGCGGCATCAACCTCGGCAAGCCGGCCGACAGCGGTGTCTCGCTCGAAAAGCGGGAACCGAAATCGGGCGCCGGGTCCAAGATCAAGTCGGGCAAGTCGGGGCCGAATCTGGCCGGGAAGTCCGACACGAAGAAGGGCGGCAAGTCCGGCGTCGGCAAGGCGTTGGCCGGTCCCGGGTCGGGCGGTTCCAAGGGGGCGGACGATAAGGACTCCGACATCGATTTCGAGTTGTCGCTCGACGAGCCGACTCCACCGCGCAAGGGCGAGTGGAAGAGCGGCGGGGCGCGGCCCGATCCGCTCGCGTCCGACTCCGATTCGGACTCCGAGTTTGAACTGTCCCTGGACGAGTCGTCGGAGTCGCTGGACGTCCTGGCCGAGTCGGCCCCCGCGTCCGACGAAGCCAACAAGGGCGACATTTTTGAAACGGATTTTGAACTCCCGGTCGTCGGCGAGGAATCCGGGTCGGAAGTCGTCGCGGTCGATTCGGCCGACACGGACCTGGAGAACACCGGGTTCGAAGTCGACGTGAACGACCTCGACGTGCCCGCCGAGGACGAGAGCGCCAGCCAGGTGATGCTTCTGGACGACGAGGCGCCAGTCGTCCACGACGAAGACGCCTTGGGCGGCGTCATGCTGGAAGACGGGGCGTCGGCAAGCTCCGCCCTCCGCGGCGTGCGGGGCGGGGAAGACGTCGAACCGGAGACCGTCGTTCGCACGGTGATCGCCGCGCCCGCCAAGTGGGGTCCGTTGCCGGCGCTCGTACTCTTCCCGACCCTGATCGTGATGTTCCTGGGAGCCCTGATGAGCTTTGAAGCGCTCCGGGGGATGTGGGGGTATCACCAGCCGACCAAGCCGGGCAACCAGATCGTGCGCGGGTTCGCGGAAACCCTTGGCATGAAAGTGAACGACTGA
- a CDS encoding ABC transporter ATP-binding protein — MTRPAIQVRDLTKQYGSVLAVDQISFEVAPGELVGFLGQNGAGKSTTMRVLTTFMPASSGYAWVAGHDVMYESMEVRRKLGYLPESVPMYPEMRVEEYLLFRAKLKQVDRTVRTKRIEDCLRRCRISEVRRRLLSTLSKGYRQRVGLADALLSDPPVLILDEPLTGLDPVQQEETLGAIQDLGGQHTVLFSSHHLPDVEKICDRVIIIDRGHIRFDDRLSNVRAQAPVLVFDVRGPQDAVAKMLKDYPGVTEVHSVAGDDGGHGFEVHTRNGQDLREAVAKKIVEAGWGLRRVDLRRPKLSDVYMRVVFQRG; from the coding sequence ATGACGCGACCCGCGATCCAGGTTCGAGACCTGACCAAGCAATACGGCTCGGTCCTGGCCGTCGACCAAATTAGTTTTGAAGTGGCGCCCGGCGAGTTGGTCGGGTTCCTGGGCCAGAACGGCGCCGGGAAGTCGACCACCATGCGCGTCCTGACCACCTTCATGCCCGCGTCGAGCGGGTACGCCTGGGTGGCCGGGCACGACGTCATGTACGAGTCGATGGAGGTCCGCCGCAAGCTCGGGTACCTGCCCGAAAGTGTTCCCATGTACCCCGAGATGCGGGTCGAGGAATACCTCCTGTTTCGCGCCAAGCTGAAGCAGGTGGACCGCACGGTCCGCACCAAGCGGATCGAGGACTGCCTCCGGCGGTGCCGCATCAGCGAGGTGCGGCGGCGGTTGCTCTCGACCCTGTCGAAAGGGTACCGCCAGCGGGTCGGGCTCGCCGACGCCCTGCTGTCGGACCCGCCGGTCCTCATCCTCGACGAACCGCTCACCGGCCTCGACCCGGTGCAGCAGGAAGAGACGCTCGGCGCCATCCAGGACCTCGGCGGCCAGCACACCGTCCTCTTTTCCAGCCACCACCTGCCGGACGTCGAGAAGATCTGCGACCGCGTCATCATCATCGACCGCGGCCACATCCGGTTCGACGACCGCCTGTCGAACGTCCGGGCCCAGGCACCGGTCCTGGTCTTCGACGTCCGCGGGCCGCAGGACGCGGTCGCCAAGATGCTCAAAGACTACCCCGGCGTGACCGAAGTCCATTCGGTCGCGGGGGACGACGGCGGGCACGGCTTCGAGGTCCACACGCGCAACGGCCAGGACCTCCGCGAGGCGGTCGCGAAAAAGATCGTCGAGGCCGGGTGGGGCCTGCGGCGGGTCGACCTCCGCCGGCCGAAGCTGTCGGACGTGTACATGCGGGTTGTGTTCCAGCGCGGGTAG
- the arfB gene encoding alternative ribosome rescue aminoacyl-tRNA hydrolase ArfB, with translation MLPVTDTIAIPDDELDWSYARSSGPGGQNVNKVASKAVLRWAYGASRSVPLDVKMRLRTAHPARVTVDGDFLVVSQKYRDQERNRADCLEKLAAMIRAAAVAPVPRKVTKPTKGSKRRRVADKRHQSTRKEQRRSPRDE, from the coding sequence GTGTTGCCAGTTACCGATACCATCGCGATACCGGACGACGAACTCGACTGGTCCTACGCGCGGTCCAGCGGCCCGGGCGGGCAGAACGTGAACAAGGTCGCGTCCAAAGCCGTGCTGCGCTGGGCGTATGGCGCCAGCCGCAGCGTTCCCCTGGACGTAAAGATGCGGCTGCGGACCGCACACCCCGCCCGCGTGACTGTGGACGGAGATTTCCTGGTCGTCTCCCAAAAGTACCGAGACCAGGAACGCAATCGGGCGGACTGTTTGGAAAAATTGGCCGCGATGATCCGCGCGGCGGCAGTGGCTCCCGTGCCCCGCAAGGTCACAAAACCGACCAAGGGATCGAAACGGCGGCGGGTGGCTGACAAGCGGCACCAGTCCACCCGCAAAGAACAGCGGCGGAGCCCGCGAGACGAGTAA
- a CDS encoding MmgE/PrpD family protein, giving the protein MSQTLADRLAHYAAGLTFEHLTREAVHETKRRVIDSFATAVGAMPAEAYAIARKCAARVSGHPGASILGGGTSSPEWATFVNGLLIRYLDFNDTYLAKEPAHPSDNLAPVFAVGEAVNAGGKDLITGAVLAYEIQCRFCDAASLRKHGVDHVTYGAISSAAAAARLMRLSPTKITHAIGLAGVCNVALRQTRSGELSMWKGCAFANAARNGVFAATLAADGMSGPAPIFEGDLGFFQLVSREPFVPAPFGSESGNADGFMINKTYIKFWPAEYHSQSAIDAAIQLRTELGGDVSGVTAIDIHTFEASYNIIGKYKEAWAPKTRETADHSLPYCTAAALFDGDVTLDTFDEKRFTDPALVAFTGKVNVHLDDALTPRYPRGIPNRITVTLADGRKLQKEVEFPRGHAGNPMTDAEVETKFRGTVEPRYGKARADAILAQCWDLENLTSVTELIRLFD; this is encoded by the coding sequence ATGTCGCAGACACTCGCTGACCGCTTGGCCCACTACGCGGCCGGCCTCACGTTCGAGCATTTGACCCGGGAGGCCGTCCACGAGACCAAGCGGCGGGTCATCGACTCGTTCGCCACCGCCGTCGGCGCGATGCCGGCGGAAGCATACGCGATCGCCCGGAAGTGTGCGGCCCGGGTCTCAGGTCACCCCGGTGCCTCGATTCTCGGGGGTGGAACATCGAGCCCGGAGTGGGCGACTTTCGTCAACGGGTTGCTCATCCGCTACCTCGACTTCAACGACACCTACCTCGCGAAAGAGCCCGCCCACCCGAGCGACAACCTGGCACCCGTGTTCGCCGTCGGCGAAGCGGTGAATGCGGGCGGCAAGGATCTCATCACGGGAGCCGTTCTGGCTTACGAGATCCAGTGCCGGTTCTGCGACGCCGCGAGCCTCCGCAAACACGGCGTCGACCACGTCACTTACGGCGCGATCTCGTCCGCCGCGGCGGCCGCCCGATTGATGCGGCTCTCCCCGACAAAAATCACCCACGCGATCGGGCTAGCGGGCGTCTGCAACGTCGCGCTGCGTCAGACGCGGTCGGGCGAGCTGAGCATGTGGAAGGGCTGCGCGTTCGCGAACGCGGCACGCAACGGGGTGTTCGCGGCGACCCTGGCGGCCGACGGCATGTCCGGCCCGGCCCCGATTTTCGAGGGCGACCTCGGCTTCTTTCAGCTGGTGAGCCGGGAGCCGTTCGTCCCGGCCCCGTTCGGCAGCGAGTCGGGTAACGCCGACGGGTTCATGATTAACAAGACGTACATCAAATTCTGGCCCGCGGAGTACCACTCGCAGAGCGCGATCGACGCCGCGATCCAGCTACGAACTGAATTGGGCGGCGACGTGTCCGGCGTCACCGCGATCGACATTCACACGTTCGAGGCGAGTTACAACATCATCGGGAAGTACAAGGAAGCGTGGGCACCGAAGACCCGCGAGACGGCCGACCACAGTCTGCCGTACTGCACCGCGGCAGCCCTTTTCGACGGCGACGTGACGCTTGACACGTTCGACGAAAAGCGATTCACCGACCCCGCACTGGTCGCGTTCACCGGCAAGGTCAACGTCCACCTCGACGACGCGCTCACGCCGCGATACCCGCGCGGCATCCCGAACCGGATCACCGTCACCCTCGCGGACGGGCGGAAGTTGCAGAAAGAGGTCGAGTTCCCGCGCGGGCACGCGGGCAACCCGATGACCGACGCGGAAGTCGAAACCAAGTTCCGCGGCACGGTGGAACCGCGCTACGGTAAAGCTCGGGCCGACGCCATTCTCGCCCAGTGTTGGGATCTGGAAAACTTGACGAGTGTGACCGAACTGATCCGCCTATTCGATTAG
- a CDS encoding ABC transporter permease, translating to MAFFQVLILVPALTMRLFSEERRTGTLEVLLTAPVTDWTLVAGKFLACWIYYLLNWVPAYFLLVAFRVACGEFFDYRPLISYSFAIAASGAAFVAFGMFCSSLTRNQIIAAVITFVGLFTMWLLHLLSQIFPAASSGIAPALSKFDFFQVWSLALQGQLTVPAIFFQASLAGLWLFLTVKVLEARKWS from the coding sequence GTGGCGTTCTTCCAGGTTCTGATCCTGGTCCCGGCGCTCACGATGCGGCTGTTCAGCGAGGAACGGCGGACCGGCACGCTCGAAGTGCTGCTCACCGCCCCGGTGACCGACTGGACCCTGGTCGCGGGCAAGTTTCTCGCGTGCTGGATCTACTACCTGTTGAACTGGGTGCCCGCGTACTTCTTGCTCGTCGCCTTCCGCGTGGCCTGCGGCGAATTCTTCGACTACCGCCCGCTCATCAGCTACTCGTTCGCCATCGCGGCGTCCGGGGCGGCGTTCGTCGCGTTCGGGATGTTCTGCTCGTCCCTGACGCGCAACCAGATCATCGCGGCGGTCATCACGTTCGTCGGCCTGTTCACGATGTGGCTCCTGCACCTGCTGTCCCAGATATTCCCCGCGGCGTCTTCTGGGATCGCGCCGGCACTCTCGAAATTCGATTTCTTCCAGGTTTGGTCGCTGGCACTGCAAGGCCAATTGACGGTCCCGGCCATCTTCTTCCAGGCCTCCCTGGCCGGGCTCTGGTTGTTCCTGACGGTCAAAGTGCTCGAAGCCCGGAAGTGGAGTTGA
- a CDS encoding glycosyltransferase family 39 protein yields MMTTEVHTSEHLDVAAPRTTAGGDRVWLCVLVVVAVAIHTWLVARTQVTARDGIEFARIALRLQNPSVVNKSSVQEVLKDPDVKQPPGFPAAVLATYTIVHTLSPGDVLQDQIMLSTRVASAVAAVLLVFPSYWLGRTLFSPFAGFAGAFMFQVLPVTAHVTSDGLTEGLYLLCLATALLLGILAVKCPGVVRFLGCGAACGAAYLVRPEGAVAFAAVVVVVAAHAVVRRWAAGATVGRLAALAAGCALVAGPYMYTIGGVSKKPAAENLLQSPLKLIERVFGSPAGSGAAVTSPALFAAWYDSTKDGSLGMWVGKALVMETLKTSHYYGFVLGSIGFLLAATRFRAEPWLWVPVVFMAFMLPILAALAYYGQKVGVHTNHYLSERHTLPIVYVGSIFAGFAASELTRRLTDAVGVLRRIGQPATGAVLLIACFGAGLFPLLKTPHKKRYGHIEAGRYLSTVISPDDALIDPFEWAQFYAGRSVYTVPPDKGDAAVVYAVVETEPDDAPKSELPRRQDALNVASDGRSEVVYFWPEDTPRDKARVLVFKLDRNKK; encoded by the coding sequence ATGATGACGACCGAAGTCCACACCAGCGAACACCTCGACGTGGCCGCCCCGCGAACCACGGCGGGCGGCGACCGCGTCTGGCTGTGCGTCCTGGTCGTCGTCGCGGTCGCGATTCACACCTGGCTCGTCGCGCGTACGCAAGTGACGGCCCGGGACGGCATCGAGTTCGCGCGGATCGCCCTGCGGCTCCAGAATCCGTCCGTCGTGAACAAGTCGTCCGTCCAGGAGGTATTAAAGGACCCGGACGTCAAGCAACCCCCCGGCTTTCCGGCCGCCGTCCTGGCGACGTACACGATCGTTCACACGCTGAGCCCCGGCGACGTACTTCAAGACCAGATCATGCTGAGTACCCGGGTCGCCAGTGCGGTCGCCGCCGTCCTACTGGTGTTTCCGTCGTACTGGCTCGGGCGGACCTTGTTCAGTCCGTTCGCCGGTTTCGCGGGGGCGTTCATGTTTCAGGTCCTCCCCGTGACCGCCCACGTGACCTCGGACGGCCTCACGGAAGGATTGTATCTCCTCTGTTTGGCGACCGCACTGTTGCTCGGGATATTGGCCGTCAAGTGCCCCGGCGTCGTGAGGTTTCTGGGGTGCGGGGCGGCCTGCGGGGCGGCGTACCTGGTTCGGCCGGAGGGAGCCGTTGCGTTCGCGGCCGTCGTCGTCGTCGTCGCCGCCCACGCGGTCGTGCGCCGGTGGGCGGCCGGAGCGACGGTCGGCCGGTTGGCGGCCCTCGCGGCCGGTTGCGCTTTGGTCGCGGGGCCGTACATGTACACGATCGGCGGGGTGAGCAAGAAACCCGCCGCCGAGAACCTGCTGCAGTCGCCCTTGAAGCTCATCGAGCGGGTGTTCGGTAGCCCGGCCGGGTCGGGGGCTGCCGTGACGTCGCCGGCCCTGTTCGCCGCCTGGTACGACTCGACGAAAGACGGGTCGTTGGGAATGTGGGTCGGGAAGGCGCTGGTGATGGAAACGCTCAAAACGTCCCACTATTACGGCTTCGTCCTCGGGTCGATCGGCTTCTTGTTGGCGGCCACCCGGTTCCGGGCCGAACCGTGGCTCTGGGTGCCGGTCGTTTTTATGGCGTTCATGCTCCCGATTCTTGCCGCCCTCGCCTATTACGGGCAAAAAGTCGGCGTCCACACGAACCACTATTTGTCGGAACGCCACACGCTCCCGATCGTGTATGTCGGCAGTATTTTCGCGGGGTTCGCTGCGAGCGAACTCACCCGCCGGCTCACGGACGCGGTCGGGGTCTTGCGTCGGATCGGCCAACCGGCGACGGGCGCGGTTCTTCTGATCGCGTGTTTCGGGGCGGGTTTGTTCCCCCTGCTGAAAACGCCACACAAGAAACGGTACGGGCACATCGAAGCGGGCCGCTACCTCTCCACCGTGATTTCCCCGGACGACGCCCTCATCGACCCGTTCGAGTGGGCCCAGTTCTACGCCGGCCGCTCCGTTTACACGGTGCCGCCGGACAAGGGCGACGCGGCCGTCGTGTACGCGGTGGTCGAGACCGAGCCGGACGACGCCCCGAAGTCCGAGTTGCCGCGGCGCCAGGACGCGCTCAACGTGGCGAGCGACGGGCGGTCGGAGGTCGTCTATTTCTGGCCCGAGGACACCCCGCGCGACAAGGCCCGGGTTCTCGTCTTCAAACTCGACCGCAACAAGAAATAA
- a CDS encoding glycosyltransferase family 87 protein, with translation MTFWCALALIIAVKSAAFSGRHTVWPIFEEASRHWWAGQSLYVQYGDRDLFRYSPTFAIALTPVAVLPTWLGGSVWGALSVFLLYSSLQSLWRWVLHDHFQPTDRHVFMLLAGLGAAPMVWNLQSNAIVLALLAFGAATVVRQRWWTAAALFTLPVFIKLWPAAIAMLFAACWPRQLIGRLAAITAILLAVPFLTASPEQVIATYQDWGRSLGQDQAARRPAYRDALTIWAVTGLPADPTAFRVVGLGAAAGAALVCWFSLRRASDPRQAVLVALGLGVCWELLFGPGSEQNTYGVVLPLVGWAALFTRDRRYERYWVAATFTAMALLSCGDVESGLGKLFPGIRAVLPATAASFAVWLTWFGLRGEALAAVGGPAGDSLRSDSPENADAAAKILHFRITHHDNRLSDNTPSPSLDPAARD, from the coding sequence GTGACGTTCTGGTGCGCGCTGGCGTTGATAATTGCTGTCAAATCCGCGGCGTTCTCGGGGCGACACACCGTATGGCCGATCTTTGAGGAAGCGTCCCGCCATTGGTGGGCCGGCCAGTCACTTTACGTCCAGTACGGGGACCGGGATCTTTTTCGATACAGTCCGACGTTCGCGATCGCCCTCACGCCGGTGGCCGTTCTGCCCACCTGGCTCGGTGGGTCCGTATGGGGTGCGTTGAGCGTCTTTCTTTTGTACTCATCCCTCCAAAGTCTTTGGCGGTGGGTCTTACACGACCATTTCCAACCTACCGACCGGCACGTGTTCATGCTGTTGGCCGGTTTGGGCGCGGCCCCCATGGTGTGGAACCTCCAGTCCAACGCCATCGTGCTGGCGTTGCTGGCGTTCGGCGCCGCGACGGTCGTTCGCCAAAGGTGGTGGACGGCGGCGGCGTTATTCACTTTGCCCGTGTTCATCAAACTCTGGCCCGCGGCCATTGCCATGCTCTTTGCCGCGTGCTGGCCGCGTCAATTGATCGGGCGGCTCGCGGCGATCACCGCGATTTTGCTCGCAGTCCCGTTTTTGACCGCGTCCCCCGAACAGGTCATCGCGACGTACCAGGACTGGGGCCGTTCGTTGGGCCAAGACCAGGCCGCCAGGCGACCGGCTTACCGGGATGCGTTGACAATCTGGGCCGTAACCGGGCTGCCGGCGGACCCGACCGCGTTCCGCGTCGTCGGGCTCGGAGCCGCCGCGGGCGCCGCACTGGTGTGCTGGTTCAGCCTGCGCCGGGCGAGCGACCCGCGCCAGGCCGTTCTCGTGGCGCTGGGGCTGGGGGTTTGTTGGGAACTCCTCTTCGGGCCGGGGAGTGAGCAAAACACGTATGGCGTCGTTTTGCCTCTCGTCGGGTGGGCAGCCTTATTCACGCGTGATCGGAGATACGAGAGGTACTGGGTGGCGGCCACGTTCACCGCGATGGCGTTGCTATCCTGCGGGGATGTGGAATCGGGCCTCGGGAAATTGTTCCCCGGAATCCGCGCGGTTCTTCCCGCAACCGCGGCGTCGTTCGCCGTCTGGCTGACTTGGTTCGGCCTGCGCGGCGAAGCGCTTGCCGCGGTCGGCGGACCGGCCGGCGATTCCCTCCGATCCGACTCCCCGGAAAATGCGGACGCCGCCGCGAAAATATTGCACTTCCGAATTACCCACCACGACAACCGCTTGTCGGACAACACGCCTTCCCCGTCGCTCGATCCGGCCGCCCGCGATTAA
- a CDS encoding type II toxin-antitoxin system VapC family toxin: MKVYFDTNCIIYFLENNPTWFARVVARLAALRAAGDEIAAGDLARAECLVAPFKRGDAGLEARYRAFFGDPDVIVLPMTVAVCERAARIRAVHSTIKLPDALHLATAIEHGCGTFATADAKLAICPDIAVEVLK; the protein is encoded by the coding sequence GTGAAGGTGTACTTCGACACCAATTGCATTATCTACTTTCTGGAGAACAACCCGACGTGGTTCGCCAGGGTGGTCGCTCGACTTGCCGCGCTTCGCGCCGCGGGCGATGAAATCGCGGCGGGAGATCTGGCGCGGGCCGAATGTCTCGTCGCTCCGTTCAAACGCGGCGATGCGGGATTGGAGGCTCGCTATCGAGCGTTTTTCGGCGATCCCGACGTGATCGTGTTGCCGATGACGGTGGCTGTGTGCGAGCGAGCGGCCCGGATTCGCGCGGTACATTCCACGATCAAGTTGCCCGATGCTCTACACTTGGCCACGGCCATCGAACACGGTTGCGGAACGTTCGCGACGGCGGATGCGAAGTTGGCCATTTGCCCGGATATTGCCGTGGAGGTGTTGAAATGA
- a CDS encoding DUF481 domain-containing protein, whose amino-acid sequence MVWRGLVVGVFVVLAAGQAVGQISSPPPVALHASSGTPLSETFTPSTLFPTNNAKSSTTAIPPPVLPDEPGAGPDGGLFPTPAPLPKLWSGSVEAGLNGASGNSDLLNFRGGWNVRRKSEDNILTSDFLYVYQNENGSTNAQQALLNSRDEILFPHSKWTIFFANQVEYDELRAYRFRVGVYSGLGYTWYDDKTTTFRTRVGAGAVRELGVDGTGDRWTSEMLYGYDFRYKINAHMSVISILDLYPRIGDWGQFRLRARAAYEYVIDPDTGTVLRTGIQDRYDSDPGNAKRNDLTFFTTLGIKF is encoded by the coding sequence ATGGTTTGGCGGGGCCTGGTGGTCGGGGTTTTCGTCGTCCTCGCGGCGGGTCAGGCAGTCGGGCAGATTTCGTCGCCCCCGCCCGTGGCCCTTCACGCCTCGTCCGGCACGCCGTTGAGCGAGACGTTTACACCGAGTACCCTGTTCCCAACAAACAACGCGAAATCCTCCACCACGGCGATCCCGCCGCCCGTTCTTCCCGACGAACCTGGGGCCGGCCCGGACGGCGGACTCTTCCCGACGCCCGCGCCGCTGCCGAAGTTGTGGAGCGGGAGCGTGGAAGCCGGGCTCAACGGCGCGAGCGGCAACTCGGACTTACTCAACTTCCGGGGCGGCTGGAACGTCCGGCGAAAATCGGAGGACAACATCCTGACGTCGGACTTTCTTTACGTTTACCAGAACGAAAACGGGTCGACCAACGCGCAACAAGCCCTCTTGAACTCGCGGGACGAAATCCTCTTTCCGCATAGCAAGTGGACCATTTTCTTCGCGAACCAGGTGGAATACGACGAACTGCGCGCGTACCGCTTCCGCGTGGGCGTCTACTCGGGGCTCGGTTACACCTGGTACGACGACAAGACCACGACCTTCCGGACGCGGGTCGGGGCCGGGGCCGTGCGCGAATTGGGGGTCGATGGGACCGGGGACCGGTGGACGTCGGAAATGCTTTACGGGTATGATTTTCGGTACAAAATCAACGCACACATGTCGGTCATCTCCATTCTCGACCTCTACCCGCGGATCGGCGACTGGGGGCAGTTCCGGCTCCGCGCCCGGGCGGCTTACGAGTACGTCATCGACCCGGATACGGGGACGGTGTTGCGCACCGGTATCCAGGACCGCTACGACAGCGATCCGGGTAACGCCAAGCGCAACGACCTTACGTTTTTCACAACGCTCGGGATCAAATTCTAG